One Aneurinibacillus migulanus genomic region harbors:
- a CDS encoding CPBP family intramembrane glutamic endopeptidase, with product MDPRYAHLDSRTLALNVYISQAILFAIGVAGLYFFYILPGTNWQARFLAPDWIEVFVYGTLVALLVIAIEIVLIVWLPPETFDDGGLNELLFRDLPIWHIALVCLVVAVTEEFLFRSVIQPGLGLWWTSVLFALVHVRYLKKWVMTVVVFCISLLFGWLFERTGNVWSVVWAHFLVDFILGCFVKKGWFLPQKEGESLPGSNTEERNKNAENGDADEQETR from the coding sequence ATGGATCCGCGATATGCACATTTGGATAGCCGAACATTGGCATTAAACGTATATATTTCCCAGGCGATTCTTTTTGCGATTGGTGTGGCTGGGCTGTATTTCTTTTATATTCTTCCCGGAACGAATTGGCAGGCCCGCTTTCTTGCACCGGATTGGATAGAGGTGTTTGTATATGGGACGTTGGTCGCGCTTCTAGTCATTGCAATTGAAATTGTATTAATTGTTTGGCTGCCACCAGAGACATTTGACGATGGTGGATTGAATGAACTGTTATTTCGTGACTTGCCTATCTGGCATATCGCGCTTGTATGTCTCGTTGTAGCCGTAACGGAGGAATTTTTATTTCGTTCGGTGATTCAGCCGGGTCTTGGTCTATGGTGGACAAGTGTACTGTTTGCCCTTGTCCACGTACGTTATCTTAAGAAATGGGTCATGACGGTTGTTGTTTTCTGTATCAGCCTGTTATTCGGATGGCTGTTTGAGAGAACAGGAAACGTTTGGAGTGTAGTCTGGGCGCACTTTCTGGTAGATTTTATCCTCGGATGTTTCGTAAAGAAAGGATGGTTTCTCCCGCAGAAGGAAGGAGAATCTCTCCCAGGGTCGAATACGGAAGAGAGAAACAAAAATGCAGAAAATGGGGATGCCGATGAGCAAGAAACAAGATAG
- a CDS encoding helix-turn-helix domain-containing protein has translation MNVQFEEGLFLIAAARFHGERTPQAIVHLLRGRKNNQVIADAALFGTSMLYGVMQSISADDVRNRLDTLIERGWIEVHPGVKEQVCCSLVGEEELKKREKAFRYEACLNAVTSVHEKVRAVRFWKKLSLFVQTASHLAEGETLFYPVVEQRELQQEVKKVLLENSDRRMLVSQVKREITRWMEECNEEERQLILRRLSGKVRAGLTYRQLADTLHTAEGAAALHIIRLAAEQLARMESSSYPLLMKLADRRTGEAGLTRTAQQTRLLLNKGYSFEEIVHRRGLKPGTIEDHLVEIAIADPDFDIRKFVSQEKMKRIQAVMSEKGLKKIREIRLEVGDEYSFLEIRLASVRALQGGGRS, from the coding sequence ATGAATGTTCAGTTTGAGGAAGGTCTGTTTCTTATAGCGGCGGCAAGGTTTCACGGGGAACGTACACCTCAGGCGATCGTGCACTTGCTTCGGGGGCGAAAAAATAACCAGGTAATTGCTGATGCTGCTTTGTTTGGTACATCTATGCTGTATGGTGTGATGCAGAGCATATCCGCCGATGATGTACGCAACCGTCTGGATACGTTGATTGAGCGGGGATGGATTGAAGTGCATCCCGGTGTGAAAGAACAGGTATGCTGCTCTTTGGTTGGGGAAGAAGAACTGAAGAAGCGCGAAAAGGCATTTCGCTATGAAGCGTGTCTGAATGCGGTCACATCCGTGCATGAAAAGGTGCGGGCGGTTCGTTTCTGGAAGAAGCTTTCCTTGTTCGTGCAGACGGCTTCACATTTGGCTGAAGGGGAAACGCTGTTTTATCCGGTGGTAGAACAGCGGGAACTGCAGCAGGAAGTAAAAAAGGTACTTCTGGAGAATTCGGATAGACGGATGCTCGTATCGCAGGTTAAGCGGGAAATCACGCGTTGGATGGAAGAATGTAATGAAGAAGAAAGACAGCTTATCCTTCGTCGTTTAAGTGGTAAAGTGCGGGCTGGTCTGACGTATCGGCAGTTGGCAGATACCCTTCATACGGCGGAAGGCGCTGCGGCGCTGCACATTATCCGGTTGGCCGCAGAACAGCTTGCGCGCATGGAATCAAGTTCCTATCCATTGCTTATGAAGCTGGCCGACAGACGGACAGGCGAGGCAGGATTGACTCGGACAGCCCAGCAGACACGCTTGCTTCTTAATAAGGGGTACTCATTTGAGGAAATCGTGCATCGCCGGGGTCTTAAACCGGGTACTATCGAAGATCATCTGGTTGAAATTGCTATTGCAGATCCTGACTTCGATATTCGAAAGTTTGTCTCTCAAGAGAAAATGAAACGAATTCAAGCGGTTATGAGCGAAAAAGGACTGAAAAAAATTAGAGAAATCCGACTTGAGGTCGGTGATGAATATAGTTTTCTTGAAATTCGCCTTGCGTCCGTGCGTGCTTTGCAGGGAGGTGGACGATCATGA
- a CDS encoding NAD(P)/FAD-dependent oxidoreductase — translation MYDCAIIGGGIAGLQAALQLGRYMHRIVVIDTEGGRSPLARRYSNILGFPDGISGPELRERGRKQAKDVGVEFNHGRVSQAWNKGEEFELELETGKRVVARRLLISTGLTDRIPDEIEGIRQALGTAVYVCPDCDGYEIRNLKAVVLGAGNAGAAMACVLRYWTDDLTYVNHEPKERPLSEHWKKKCAESNIKLVEGPILKVQTGEESMLSNIQLAGERNIEAQKGFIAFGGNKAESDIAKMLGVERLENGHIPVDGRTKETNVRHIWAAGDVAAHSQLLTVAIGDGAQAAIWIHKSLQES, via the coding sequence ATGTATGATTGTGCGATTATCGGCGGCGGCATCGCCGGTTTGCAAGCTGCCCTTCAGCTTGGCCGCTATATGCACCGTATCGTGGTTATTGATACAGAAGGAGGTCGTTCTCCATTGGCTCGTCGCTATAGTAATATCCTCGGTTTTCCCGATGGCATTAGCGGTCCGGAACTTCGCGAACGGGGACGAAAACAGGCCAAGGATGTCGGAGTCGAGTTTAACCACGGAAGGGTGAGCCAAGCATGGAACAAGGGCGAAGAATTTGAGTTAGAATTGGAGACAGGGAAGCGTGTTGTTGCTAGGAGGTTATTGATCAGCACGGGGCTAACGGACCGGATTCCTGATGAGATAGAAGGGATAAGGCAAGCGCTTGGTACAGCTGTGTATGTATGTCCTGACTGCGACGGGTATGAAATTAGAAATTTGAAAGCTGTTGTGCTAGGTGCAGGAAATGCAGGAGCCGCTATGGCTTGTGTACTACGGTATTGGACGGATGATTTAACGTATGTGAATCATGAGCCGAAAGAGCGCCCGTTGTCTGAGCACTGGAAAAAAAAGTGTGCCGAATCCAATATAAAGCTGGTAGAAGGTCCAATATTGAAAGTGCAGACAGGAGAAGAAAGTATGCTGTCCAACATTCAGTTGGCAGGGGAGCGAAACATTGAGGCACAGAAAGGGTTTATTGCTTTTGGAGGGAACAAAGCCGAATCAGATATCGCTAAGATGCTTGGGGTAGAACGCTTGGAGAATGGACACATTCCCGTGGACGGACGGACAAAGGAAACAAATGTACGTCATATATGGGCTGCGGGAGACGTAGCAGCGCATTCGCAACTGTTAACAGTTGCTATTGGAGATGGTGCGCAGGCAGCCATATGGATTCATAAAAGTCTTCAAGAATCATAA
- a CDS encoding GTP pyrophosphokinase, which translates to MDDRSWEEFLIPYEQAVEELKVKFRGIRKELKKRNEYSPIEFVTGRIKKISSILEKANKLGIPLDRLEEVEDITGIRIMCQFVQDIDRVAELVRQRSGKDMTLVYEKDYIKNEKPSGYRSHHIIIKYPVHTSQGEKEILAEIQIRTLAMNFWATIEHSLNYKYEGNIPEDIRERLRTTAEAAYLLDTEMSEIRDEIRDAQQMFEYKSNIVSRILQGIQNLYQRGFVVEATEFQNEFRQMRARGDVSELRQLSRTIRAKIQEVRTRE; encoded by the coding sequence GTGGATGATAGAAGCTGGGAAGAATTCCTGATCCCTTATGAACAAGCGGTCGAGGAATTGAAGGTGAAATTTAGGGGTATTCGTAAAGAATTAAAAAAGAGAAATGAATATTCGCCCATTGAATTCGTGACAGGTCGCATCAAAAAGATTTCAAGCATCTTGGAAAAAGCGAACAAGCTAGGCATTCCGTTGGATCGGCTTGAGGAAGTCGAAGACATTACGGGTATTCGGATTATGTGCCAGTTTGTCCAGGATATCGACCGGGTAGCGGAATTGGTCCGCCAGCGCAGTGGCAAAGATATGACCCTCGTCTACGAAAAAGACTACATAAAAAACGAAAAGCCGAGCGGCTACCGCAGCCATCATATTATCATTAAGTATCCTGTGCATACTTCGCAGGGAGAAAAAGAAATACTAGCCGAAATCCAAATACGAACGCTGGCGATGAACTTTTGGGCGACCATCGAGCATTCGTTGAATTATAAGTATGAAGGCAACATTCCCGAAGATATAAGAGAACGTTTGCGTACGACGGCTGAGGCTGCGTATCTGTTGGATACGGAGATGTCGGAAATTCGTGACGAAATCCGCGATGCTCAACAGATGTTCGAGTATAAATCAAATATTGTTTCGCGGATTTTGCAGGGGATTCAGAATCTATATCAACGCGGCTTTGTAGTAGAAGCAACAGAATTCCAAAATGAGTTTCGCCAGATGCGAGCGCGTGGCGATGTAAGCGAGCTCCGTCAGCTTTCACGTACAATCCGGGCGAAGATTCAAGAGGTCAGGACACGCGAGTAG
- a CDS encoding DNA repair helicase XPB — MMKQTENPLIVQGDRTLLLEVRHPKYSEVRDALTPFAELVKSPDYIHTYRLTPLSLWNAAALGLRAETVLDVLERYAKFPVPAAVRDEIKRTMSRFGQLQLFIREEELVLSAAEPQIMKDILSYVSIANLIGRRINEREAVIPSAWRGAIKQSLLKLGYPVQDMAGYTDGERVDMALYEQRGFVLRDYQKAAVDAFYAGGSTSGGNGVIVLPCGAGKTLVGIETMVRFGMATLVLTSSTVSVKQWKNEMLARTTLTEEQIGMYTGQEKQVCPVTVSTYQMITHRSAESGEFPHLSLFHERDWGLIIYDEVHLLPAPVFRMTADIQAKRRLGLTATLVREDGRADDVFSLIGPKKYELPWKQLEERGFIANAACTEIRIPLSASRKVEYMGAGERQKFRIAAENPDKTPVVKEVLKRHEGEQILVIGHYVSQLETLAQELNAPLITGKTPQEERETLYGKFRRGEVDTLVVSRVANFAIDLPDASVAVQVSGTFGSRQEEAQRLGRILRPKKDGRTAYFYSLVSAESKEEQYAHRRQMFLVEQGYEYNLQVRERTMP; from the coding sequence ATGATGAAGCAGACGGAAAATCCGTTAATTGTTCAGGGGGACCGTACGTTGCTCCTTGAAGTGCGACATCCGAAATACAGTGAGGTTCGTGATGCGTTGACCCCGTTTGCGGAACTCGTAAAAAGCCCGGATTATATTCATACGTATCGCTTGACGCCATTATCGTTATGGAATGCCGCGGCATTGGGGTTGCGCGCAGAGACAGTGCTTGACGTATTAGAAAGGTATGCCAAGTTTCCTGTGCCCGCTGCTGTTCGGGATGAGATTAAGCGAACGATGTCAAGGTTTGGCCAGTTGCAGCTTTTCATACGTGAAGAGGAATTGGTGCTTTCGGCAGCTGAACCGCAAATCATGAAGGACATTCTAAGTTATGTATCAATTGCTAACCTTATCGGACGCCGTATAAATGAACGTGAGGCAGTTATACCATCAGCCTGGCGCGGGGCCATCAAGCAATCGTTATTAAAGCTCGGGTATCCTGTACAGGATATGGCTGGATATACAGATGGTGAGCGAGTAGACATGGCTTTGTACGAGCAGCGGGGATTTGTACTTCGTGATTATCAGAAAGCGGCGGTCGATGCATTCTATGCTGGAGGTAGTACATCCGGCGGGAACGGTGTAATCGTTCTACCTTGCGGAGCAGGGAAAACACTTGTCGGCATCGAAACGATGGTTCGGTTCGGCATGGCAACGCTTGTGCTCACCAGCAGTACTGTATCGGTAAAACAATGGAAAAACGAGATGCTCGCCCGCACAACCCTGACAGAAGAACAAATCGGCATGTATACCGGCCAGGAGAAGCAGGTTTGTCCTGTTACCGTCAGTACATACCAGATGATTACGCACCGGTCGGCGGAGTCCGGAGAATTTCCGCATTTGTCGTTGTTTCATGAACGCGACTGGGGCTTGATTATTTATGATGAAGTACATCTGTTGCCTGCTCCCGTATTTCGTATGACCGCCGACATTCAGGCGAAACGTCGACTTGGGCTGACTGCTACCCTGGTGCGGGAAGATGGACGCGCGGATGACGTATTTAGCCTCATTGGTCCGAAAAAATACGAGCTGCCCTGGAAGCAACTTGAAGAACGGGGGTTTATTGCGAATGCAGCCTGCACTGAGATTCGCATTCCGCTCTCTGCTTCCCGTAAGGTAGAGTACATGGGAGCGGGGGAGCGACAGAAGTTTCGTATCGCCGCTGAAAATCCGGATAAGACACCGGTAGTTAAAGAAGTGCTTAAGCGGCATGAAGGAGAACAAATTCTCGTTATTGGTCACTATGTATCACAACTGGAAACATTGGCCCAGGAGTTGAATGCGCCGCTCATAACAGGAAAAACTCCGCAGGAAGAACGAGAGACATTGTACGGAAAGTTTCGCCGCGGCGAGGTTGATACTCTAGTAGTATCACGTGTCGCCAACTTTGCGATTGATTTGCCTGACGCAAGTGTCGCTGTTCAAGTTTCCGGCACATTTGGTTCACGTCAGGAAGAGGCGCAGCGGCTTGGAAGAATTTTGCGTCCGAAAAAAGACGGACGGACGGCGTATTTTTATTCGCTCGTCTCGGCGGAATCGAAGGAAGAGCAATATGCGCACCGACGCCAGATGTTTCTTGTGGAGCAAGGGTATGAATACAATTTGCAGGTAAGGGAACGTACGATGCCATAG
- a CDS encoding LysM peptidoglycan-binding domain-containing protein — protein sequence MSKKQDSHFDQADTLRKMVEQKEAEQLPKAGKQPEKIPTGTLPPRSSVHPKPPLRLTSYYIAGALVFLALGGLVFWWYAVRSEPSVAQPQAQTKAPSEQKAPAKPSVQANKPPAPSVPASHPKSIEANKPASGTEKPAAPVQQKPPVKPAAPQASTAKAVPVTKPAPAPVKKQRKTLRHRVQKGDTLYGISVMYYGTGKYQYYLARYNGIEKLYAGSVIKVPIPPR from the coding sequence ATGAGCAAGAAACAAGATAGCCATTTCGATCAGGCCGACACCTTGCGAAAAATGGTAGAACAAAAAGAGGCAGAGCAGCTGCCTAAGGCAGGAAAACAACCGGAGAAGATACCTACAGGCACATTGCCGCCACGCAGTTCGGTACATCCGAAGCCGCCTCTGCGTCTTACGTCATACTATATTGCGGGAGCACTTGTATTTCTTGCACTGGGTGGGCTCGTTTTCTGGTGGTACGCGGTGCGCAGCGAACCGTCTGTGGCGCAACCGCAGGCGCAGACGAAAGCGCCATCTGAGCAGAAAGCGCCAGCTAAACCGTCTGTACAGGCCAACAAGCCACCTGCGCCTTCCGTTCCGGCATCTCATCCGAAATCGATTGAAGCGAACAAACCAGCTTCCGGGACAGAGAAGCCAGCCGCCCCTGTCCAGCAGAAACCTCCTGTTAAACCAGCTGCGCCGCAGGCTTCAACGGCAAAAGCCGTGCCTGTTACAAAGCCTGCACCTGCCCCCGTAAAGAAGCAAAGGAAGACTTTACGGCACAGGGTGCAAAAAGGCGATACGTTATACGGAATTTCCGTTATGTATTATGGAACAGGTAAATATCAATACTATCTTGCACGGTACAATGGGATAGAAAAATTGTATGCCGGTTCGGTTATCAAGGTACCGATTCCGCCCCGGTAA
- a CDS encoding RecQ family ATP-dependent DNA helicase: MIQMSQVQEQSLYRALTRYFGHEEFRPGQLDIIRYPLVGENALGILATGGGKSICYQLPALMLEGMTIVISPLISLMADQVRHLRRQGIQHAEYINSAQSPGEQRWKLQQVMDKNVKILYLSPEKLQQEGFLEQLARVPISLFVVDEAHCISQWGHDFRTDYQRLHNCIRKLGNPPVLALTATATEAVQQDICLQLSIPIKHIVLQSVNRENICYDVAFAADEREKELILFEKLRTLKSPGLVYFRSRHGAERAFQLSQVRGIARCAFYHGGMAAEDRLLIQQQFLQGELDIVFATNAFGMGIDKPDIRFVLHYHTPPDIESYLQEVGRVSRDGAPGYACLLSTPDDGFLPGQLIAEEYPNKEQMNGFAAFLGTLRGQKVQVDGQEMLARWGLEEQHVSILLYHMEKMSWLRQPRRTKDGWELEVLEPFPEQYVSLARTVFRRRDERYRKLEEMRRWLIEPTCRRETLGKYFSQEHCTSLASCCDRCGIDMALYERQSLTEEEQQQEHWEWRRELDRLLPIP, from the coding sequence ATGATTCAAATGAGTCAGGTACAAGAACAGTCGTTGTATAGGGCGCTTACGCGCTATTTTGGACATGAAGAATTCCGTCCTGGGCAACTGGATATTATACGGTATCCGCTTGTGGGGGAGAATGCGCTTGGCATCCTTGCGACCGGCGGAGGAAAATCGATTTGCTACCAGTTGCCAGCTTTAATGCTCGAAGGAATGACGATAGTCATCTCACCCCTTATCTCATTGATGGCAGATCAGGTACGCCATTTACGCCGTCAGGGAATTCAGCATGCCGAGTACATTAATAGTGCACAATCGCCCGGGGAACAGCGGTGGAAATTGCAGCAGGTTATGGATAAAAATGTAAAAATATTATATCTCTCTCCTGAGAAATTACAGCAGGAAGGCTTTTTGGAACAGCTTGCCAGGGTGCCGATTTCCTTGTTTGTTGTTGATGAAGCACATTGTATTTCTCAGTGGGGACATGATTTTCGAACGGATTATCAGCGACTGCATAACTGTATCCGCAAGCTCGGAAATCCTCCAGTGTTGGCGCTGACAGCGACGGCGACCGAAGCGGTACAGCAGGATATTTGTCTTCAGCTCTCGATTCCGATTAAGCATATTGTATTACAATCAGTTAACCGGGAGAATATTTGTTATGATGTTGCATTTGCAGCCGATGAACGGGAGAAAGAGTTGATTTTATTTGAGAAGTTGCGAACACTGAAAAGTCCTGGGTTGGTATACTTCCGTTCGCGCCATGGCGCAGAGAGAGCTTTCCAGCTTTCGCAGGTACGCGGAATCGCCCGCTGCGCATTTTATCATGGGGGGATGGCGGCGGAAGATCGTTTATTAATTCAGCAGCAATTCTTGCAAGGGGAATTAGATATTGTGTTCGCTACGAATGCATTCGGCATGGGAATTGATAAGCCGGATATTCGGTTCGTGCTGCATTACCATACTCCCCCTGATATCGAGTCGTATCTACAGGAAGTGGGGCGCGTAAGCCGGGATGGAGCACCTGGTTATGCCTGTCTGCTATCGACGCCAGATGACGGGTTTCTACCGGGACAGCTCATCGCCGAAGAGTACCCCAATAAGGAGCAGATGAATGGATTTGCAGCGTTCCTGGGAACGTTGCGTGGACAGAAAGTACAGGTGGATGGGCAGGAGATGCTTGCGCGTTGGGGACTTGAAGAACAGCATGTATCTATTCTGCTTTATCATATGGAGAAAATGAGCTGGCTACGTCAGCCCCGCCGTACGAAGGACGGGTGGGAACTTGAGGTTTTAGAGCCGTTTCCGGAGCAATACGTATCTCTCGCCCGCACCGTTTTCCGTCGTCGGGATGAGAGGTATCGCAAGCTGGAAGAGATGCGGCGCTGGCTGATAGAACCGACTTGCCGTAGGGAAACATTGGGAAAGTATTTTTCCCAGGAACACTGTACATCATTGGCCAGTTGTTGTGACCGGTGCGGTATTGACATGGCGCTATACGAGCGTCAGTCGCTAACGGAAGAGGAGCAGCAACAGGAACATTGGGAATGGAGACGGGAATTAGACCGTCTGCTACCCATTCCTTGA
- a CDS encoding thiamine pyrophosphate-dependent enzyme — MAIEYDREKAALTAAIKETMPEQSLTFESGNEMAAMAAAQINYHLMGYFPITPSTEVAQYLDMMKTRGEHDIVLIPADGEHGSAGVCYGAAAAGGRVFNATSANGFLYMLEQLPVQSGTRFPMVLNLVTRAISGPLDIRGDHSDLYYGLNIGWPILLARDPQAVYDMNIIALRVAEHADVRLPVMVAYDGFFTSHQKRRVRYFADRGTVQSFVGEMPSGYVHALDPENPITIGPYMNDPDLINNNYQQSEAMYRAGEIFKQVADEYEKISGRKYEALDLYRMEDAEVAVFLLNSAAETAKDVADQLRAKGIKAGVISPNMIRPWPAKEIQKACKNLKAIMIGERADSYGGYGGNLTHELKATLQEMKGNETVVVSRVFGVGGKDFYHDDAEAFFDLAIEAAELGLAQIPFDYFGHTPGNPELAPKRVLAPLHGDAFKSGLIQVTPNEQTGKLNVKIPPLRALTGKPKRIAPGHGACPGCGIFPGLELFFKGIEGDIVVLFQTGCAMVVTTGYPYSSHKQTYIHNLFQNGAATLSGAVEMFYERKRRGEIQVGDDFTFVMVTGDGGMDIGMGPAIGTALRNHRMIVLEYDNEGYMNTGSQLSYSTPMGHMTSTSGVGKAQGGKTFHHKDTAQIMAATNIPYVFTGTEAFPQDLLKKAAKAQWYAQNAGMVYGKILIACPLNWKSADEQGQTIVEAAVNSCFFPLYEIENGITNITYDPEARNKRIEVQDWLSLMGKTKHMTKPEYAEMLTSFAGEVERRWRRLKAKHENEYL; from the coding sequence ATGGCGATTGAATACGACAGGGAAAAAGCGGCGCTTACTGCGGCGATAAAAGAAACCATGCCGGAGCAGAGCTTGACGTTTGAGTCCGGCAATGAGATGGCTGCGATGGCTGCCGCGCAAATTAACTATCATCTAATGGGATATTTTCCGATTACGCCTTCTACGGAGGTAGCGCAATATCTTGATATGATGAAAACACGCGGCGAACATGACATCGTACTGATCCCGGCCGATGGGGAGCATGGCTCGGCAGGTGTCTGCTATGGTGCCGCCGCTGCGGGTGGGCGCGTGTTTAATGCGACGAGCGCGAACGGTTTCCTGTATATGCTTGAGCAGTTACCGGTGCAGTCAGGGACACGCTTTCCGATGGTGCTTAACCTGGTTACGCGAGCAATCAGTGGCCCGCTGGATATCCGCGGCGACCATTCGGATTTATATTACGGTTTGAATATTGGCTGGCCGATTCTTTTGGCGCGTGATCCGCAAGCGGTGTACGACATGAATATTATCGCACTTCGCGTAGCTGAGCATGCGGACGTTCGCTTGCCGGTAATGGTGGCATATGATGGATTCTTTACTTCGCATCAGAAACGGCGTGTTCGGTACTTTGCTGATCGAGGCACGGTACAGAGCTTTGTCGGGGAAATGCCGTCCGGGTATGTACATGCGCTTGATCCGGAAAATCCGATTACAATTGGTCCGTACATGAACGACCCAGATTTAATTAACAACAATTATCAACAATCAGAAGCGATGTACCGCGCTGGCGAGATATTCAAACAGGTGGCGGATGAATACGAGAAAATCTCCGGACGTAAGTATGAAGCGCTTGACCTTTATCGTATGGAAGATGCGGAAGTAGCGGTTTTTCTTCTCAATTCTGCTGCTGAAACGGCCAAAGACGTGGCTGATCAATTAAGGGCTAAAGGTATCAAGGCGGGTGTAATTAGTCCAAATATGATTCGTCCATGGCCAGCCAAGGAAATTCAGAAAGCTTGTAAAAACTTAAAGGCAATTATGATTGGGGAACGCGCTGACTCCTATGGTGGGTATGGTGGTAATTTAACTCATGAACTAAAAGCCACGCTTCAGGAGATGAAAGGAAATGAAACTGTTGTGGTGAGCCGTGTTTTCGGTGTCGGCGGCAAAGATTTCTATCATGACGATGCGGAAGCGTTTTTTGACTTGGCCATTGAGGCGGCAGAGTTGGGTTTAGCACAGATTCCATTTGATTACTTCGGGCATACGCCGGGAAATCCTGAACTTGCACCGAAGCGGGTACTTGCGCCGCTCCATGGGGATGCTTTCAAGTCAGGGCTCATTCAAGTGACACCGAACGAACAAACGGGTAAACTGAATGTCAAAATTCCGCCGCTGCGTGCGCTTACTGGCAAGCCGAAGCGTATTGCGCCAGGTCATGGAGCTTGTCCAGGTTGCGGTATTTTCCCTGGATTGGAACTATTCTTTAAAGGTATCGAAGGGGATATTGTCGTACTGTTCCAGACTGGCTGCGCAATGGTAGTTACGACAGGGTATCCGTATAGTTCGCATAAGCAGACGTACATCCATAATCTGTTCCAGAATGGTGCGGCCACATTATCAGGTGCTGTCGAGATGTTCTATGAACGCAAACGTCGGGGTGAGATTCAAGTAGGTGATGATTTTACTTTCGTTATGGTAACAGGGGACGGCGGTATGGACATCGGCATGGGACCAGCTATCGGTACGGCGCTCCGCAATCATAGAATGATCGTGCTTGAGTACGATAATGAGGGATACATGAATACGGGAAGTCAGTTATCCTATTCTACGCCAATGGGGCATATGACATCTACTTCAGGTGTTGGTAAGGCGCAGGGTGGAAAAACGTTTCATCATAAAGATACGGCCCAAATTATGGCGGCAACGAACATTCCATACGTATTTACAGGTACGGAGGCATTTCCACAGGATTTGCTGAAAAAAGCGGCCAAAGCTCAATGGTATGCACAGAATGCCGGTATGGTATATGGCAAAATTCTCATCGCCTGCCCGCTTAACTGGAAATCGGCCGACGAGCAGGGCCAAACCATTGTGGAAGCCGCAGTCAATTCTTGTTTCTTCCCGTTGTATGAAATAGAGAATGGTATTACGAACATCACGTATGACCCAGAAGCGAGGAATAAGCGAATCGAAGTACAGGATTGGCTTTCACTGATGGGCAAAACAAAGCACATGACTAAGCCGGAATACGCCGAGATGCTAACCTCCTTCGCCGGAGAAGTTGAACGCAGATGGCGCCGTCTGAAAGCGAAGCATGAGAATGAATATCTATAA
- a CDS encoding 2-oxoacid:acceptor oxidoreductase family protein — protein sequence MSILPKKNELGFYEIRLESIGGLGANLAGKMLAEAGVLGLGLNGMNFSSYGSEKKGSPVKAFIRFSDPDVEIRAASPIERPHVVGVFHEALYKTVDVVSGLDAHGIVLVNTTREFDEVREELHLEYGTLATIDALGIAVEEKTKVNTAMLGALFKICDFLDPEAMRNVIRKTFEKKYPHMVEPNLRTFDRGYHEVAFKAYEVPEGSTGKEFVRPQPMLGYETQPLGGVIINPGNSILKDLSGSRQGFLPEYHAGKCIHCAACDTVCPDFCFVWEEGADKKGRPQMFLSGIDYQYCKGCLKCVQACPVEALTELRENIGYAEDHRVPQKFILAAN from the coding sequence ATGTCAATACTTCCGAAGAAGAATGAACTGGGTTTTTATGAGATTCGACTTGAATCTATCGGAGGGCTGGGAGCGAATCTGGCGGGGAAAATGCTGGCAGAAGCCGGCGTGCTGGGGCTAGGACTTAACGGAATGAATTTTTCCTCGTACGGTTCAGAGAAAAAAGGTTCGCCAGTAAAAGCGTTTATTCGCTTCAGTGACCCGGACGTGGAGATTCGTGCTGCCAGTCCGATTGAGCGTCCGCATGTGGTAGGGGTATTCCATGAAGCGCTCTATAAGACAGTGGATGTTGTTTCCGGATTGGATGCGCACGGCATCGTGCTCGTTAATACGACCCGGGAATTTGATGAGGTGCGCGAAGAACTCCATCTAGAATACGGCACACTGGCCACGATTGATGCACTGGGTATTGCGGTTGAAGAGAAGACCAAAGTAAATACAGCGATGCTGGGAGCCTTGTTCAAAATTTGCGATTTTCTTGATCCGGAAGCGATGCGGAATGTTATACGCAAGACGTTTGAGAAGAAATATCCTCATATGGTTGAACCGAACTTACGCACGTTTGACCGCGGATATCATGAAGTAGCATTCAAGGCATATGAGGTACCGGAGGGATCGACGGGCAAAGAATTCGTTCGTCCACAGCCGATGCTTGGCTATGAAACGCAGCCGCTCGGCGGCGTCATTATCAACCCGGGTAATAGTATCCTGAAGGATTTGAGCGGAAGTCGACAAGGTTTCTTGCCAGAGTATCATGCTGGAAAATGCATCCACTGCGCTGCTTGTGACACGGTTTGTCCCGATTTTTGCTTCGTATGGGAGGAAGGAGCCGATAAGAAAGGCCGTCCGCAGATGTTCCTCTCAGGTATCGATTATCAATATTGCAAAGGCTGTCTAAAATGCGTACAGGCCTGTCCGGTCGAAGCGCTAACGGAGCTTCGTGAAAATATCGGATACGCCGAGGACCACCGTGTGCCGCAAAAGTTTATACTGGCTGCTAATTAA